A part of Anolis sagrei isolate rAnoSag1 chromosome 3, rAnoSag1.mat, whole genome shotgun sequence genomic DNA contains:
- the C3H3orf52 gene encoding TPA-induced transmembrane protein isoform X1 gives MNGHVPQQEDEEHIPLQTVSVERCGNDVPESNELIQPETFTPTKKTATLKLCSEIVFWKCKLWMITTYIFLLLIVVIILAVTLNSAGYIDEDEYWDSESIANGNHHNFSGILKVHCENPESLLSESTYNLLSENLHKRLTDIYRDSPALGRYFISAEVISISDGNNTAFYHLWFSVPQDETEEFMKYRMSQRFVMNILRQNIYDQEEMDGLEVPECTNLRIDPTSLLLTQIQPVNTDG, from the exons ATGAATGGACATGTTCCCCAACAAGAAGATGAAGAACATATTCCTTTACAAACTGTAAGTGTAGAGAGGTGTGGAAATGACGTGCCTGAATCAAATGAGCTTATTCAgcctgaaacatttacacctactaAG AAAACAGCCACCTTGAAGTTGTGCTCTGAGATTGTATTTTGGAAATGCAAACTGTGGATGATTACAACTTATATTTTCCTGTTGCTGATTGTTGTGATTATTTTAGCTGTAACTTTGAATTCAG CAGGTTACATTGATGAAGATGAATACTGGGATTCTGAATCAATAGCAAATGGTAATCATCACAACTTCTCAGGAATATTAAAAGTTCATTGTGAAAATCCTGAGTCACTGCTTTCAGAATCAACATATAATTTGCTTTCTGAAAATCTCCATAAGAGG CTTACAGATATCTACAGAGATTCGCCTGCTCTTGGGCGGTATTTTATTTCTGCTGAAGTAATTTCCATCAG TGATGGAAACAATACAGCATTCTATCACTTGTGGTTTTCAGTGCCACAAGATGAGACCGAAGAGTTTATGAAGTACAGAATGAGCCAAAGGTTTGTGATGAATATTTTGAGGCAAAATATTTATGATCAAGAAGAAATGGATGGCCTGGAGGTACCTGAATGTACAAATCTGAGAATAGATCCAACATCTCTTTTACTAACAC AAATACAGCCTGTTAATACAGATGGGTGA
- the C3H3orf52 gene encoding TPA-induced transmembrane protein isoform X2 — MNGHVPQQEDEEHIPLQTVSVERCGNDVPESNELIQPETFTPTKKTATLKLCSEIVFWKCKLWMITTYIFLLLIVVIILAVTLNSGYIDEDEYWDSESIANGNHHNFSGILKVHCENPESLLSESTYNLLSENLHKRLTDIYRDSPALGRYFISAEVISISDGNNTAFYHLWFSVPQDETEEFMKYRMSQRFVMNILRQNIYDQEEMDGLEVPECTNLRIDPTSLLLTQIQPVNTDG, encoded by the exons ATGAATGGACATGTTCCCCAACAAGAAGATGAAGAACATATTCCTTTACAAACTGTAAGTGTAGAGAGGTGTGGAAATGACGTGCCTGAATCAAATGAGCTTATTCAgcctgaaacatttacacctactaAG AAAACAGCCACCTTGAAGTTGTGCTCTGAGATTGTATTTTGGAAATGCAAACTGTGGATGATTACAACTTATATTTTCCTGTTGCTGATTGTTGTGATTATTTTAGCTGTAACTTTGAATTCAG GTTACATTGATGAAGATGAATACTGGGATTCTGAATCAATAGCAAATGGTAATCATCACAACTTCTCAGGAATATTAAAAGTTCATTGTGAAAATCCTGAGTCACTGCTTTCAGAATCAACATATAATTTGCTTTCTGAAAATCTCCATAAGAGG CTTACAGATATCTACAGAGATTCGCCTGCTCTTGGGCGGTATTTTATTTCTGCTGAAGTAATTTCCATCAG TGATGGAAACAATACAGCATTCTATCACTTGTGGTTTTCAGTGCCACAAGATGAGACCGAAGAGTTTATGAAGTACAGAATGAGCCAAAGGTTTGTGATGAATATTTTGAGGCAAAATATTTATGATCAAGAAGAAATGGATGGCCTGGAGGTACCTGAATGTACAAATCTGAGAATAGATCCAACATCTCTTTTACTAACAC AAATACAGCCTGTTAATACAGATGGGTGA